The Lactobacillus sp. ESL0680 DNA segment AAAATCACAATCCGCTTCTTAGCATCAGTTGCGGCTATTAGTTCCTTGTCTTCTGGCGATAAATCTTGACTTGAATCGAGCAAAAGCAACACCAAATCTGCCTGCGCCAAGGCTTTTTTCGACCGTTCAACACCAATTTTTTCAACTTTATTGTCGGTATCCCGAATCCCAGCTGTATCAATTAACTTTAATGGTACGCCTTTAATTGAGACGTATTCCTCCAGCGTATCGCGGGTTGTTCCTGCAATATCGGTAACAATCGCCTTATCGCTTTTAGTCAAATAATTAAGCAGCGATGACTTACCAACATTAGGCTGACCAATAATCGCCGTTGCCAGCCCGTTGCGCAAAGCCGTTCCTTCAGCGGCAGTATCGAGCAGCTGCGTGATTTGCTCACTAACTGAGCGAGAAACGGTTGCCATCTGGTTAGCAGTAATGGTATCGGCATCATATTCAGGATAATCGATGTTAACTTCAACATTTGCCAAAGTATCCAAAATTTCCTGGCGCATTGCCCGAATTTTTTCGAGTAAGCCACCTTCGAGCTGCTTTTCGGCAACTTGACGCGCCTTATCAGTCTTAGCACGCACAATATCCATAACGCTTTCGGCTTGGGTCAAGTCAATTCGACCATTAACAAAGGCACGCTTAGTAAATTCCCCAGCCTCTGCCATGCGTGCACCCTCTTTTAAGAGTAATTGCAAAATCCGGTTAGTAACAACAATCCCGCCGTGACAATTGATTTCAACAATATCCTCGCGGGTAAATGTCTTCGGTGCCAGCATGACAGAAACCATCGCCTCATCGATTACCTGCTTGGTTTTCGGCTCAATTACATGACCATAATGAATTGTATGACTAGGTACTTTGGCTAAATTAGCACCTTTAAAAACCCGATTAGCAATCTCAACGGCATCTTCACCCGACATGCGGACAATCGAAATTCCGCCTTCGCCAATTGGTGTTGAAATAGCTGCGATTGTATCAAATTCGGTTAACGTTTGTGCCATAATTTCTCCTTTTCAAATAAATTTCAATAAAAAAAGCGCATTATAGCACCACGAAAAATTCGTGATGTATAAAGCACTTTGACTACTTTATCTAAAAATCACTTTAGATTAAATATTTACTTTTTACGCTTTAAACGTTTATAGGTTCTTCTAAGTTGACGTTTGCGTTCACGCTCGGCTTCTGCCTTAGCTTCTTGCTCCTTGCGATATTTAATCGGATTTTGCAAAATGAAGGTTTGACCAACCTGGAAGAGGTTAGAAACTACCCAGTACAAGACAATCGCTGACTGGAAGTAAATTCCCATTACACCGACCATAATCGACATTCCATAAGTCATCAACTTAGTTGATCCTGTCTGTGATTCCTTCGGCGTTGACAACTGACTGATGTAAGTTGACAAGAACGTCAAAGCCATCGACAAAATCGGCATAATGAAGTAAGGATCTGGTTTACCTAAATCCATCCATAAAAAATGACCTGTCTGAAGTTGCGGTGTTTGCCAGATTGCGCCGTACAAGGCATACATTACCGGCAACTGAATAATCAGCGGTAAACAGCCCGCATACGGGTTAATTCCAGCTTCTTTATAAAGCTTATTAGTTTCTTGAGACAATAACGTCCGCGATTCCGTATCATTACCCGGATACTTCTTGCGTAACTCATTCAATTCCGGTTGAATTGCCTGCATCTTAGTTGTACTTTTAATGGAAATCGCACTAAGTGGGTACAAAATAAGACGTACAATAACAGTAAAGACAATGATTGCCCAACCATAGCTATTGCTCATAATTTTAGCCAGCCACAAGATAAAGGCCGACATATAATAAATGATCCAGCGATTCCACCAACTGCCACTAGTATGCGAAACTGGTGCCACTTTGGCATTAGTTTGCGCTGCACAACCCGTTAAAACAACGGCAAGTGCAACAACTGCCAGCAGTGTAAGCAGACGTTTGACATTTCTCTTAGTTAAAATGTCTTTCACTCTAATCTTCCTCAACTTCATCAGGTATTTCTTCAATAATATTGGCCAAAAAGAGTGCATGCAGCAAGTTCTTCTTCACTTCAGCCATACCAAAATTACGCGTATACGGTCTAGCAATCACTAAAAAATCAATTTGCGCTTCAATTGCAGGCTTGTATTCAGTTAGAACTGCACGAATATAACGTTTGAGCCGGTTGCGAACAACGGCGGTATGACCCACCTTTTTGCCAACAGAAATTCCCACCCGGAAGTGGCTATTTTCTGTTTTATCTATTTTATAGATGACAAAGGCACGGTTTGCCACTGAATTACCCGATTTAAAAACTCGCTGAAAATCACTTTCAGTTTTAACTCGATAAGACTTTCTCAAAACGTT contains these protein-coding regions:
- the yidC gene encoding membrane protein insertase YidC gives rise to the protein MKDILTKRNVKRLLTLLAVVALAVVLTGCAAQTNAKVAPVSHTSGSWWNRWIIYYMSAFILWLAKIMSNSYGWAIIVFTVIVRLILYPLSAISIKSTTKMQAIQPELNELRKKYPGNDTESRTLLSQETNKLYKEAGINPYAGCLPLIIQLPVMYALYGAIWQTPQLQTGHFLWMDLGKPDPYFIMPILSMALTFLSTYISQLSTPKESQTGSTKLMTYGMSIMVGVMGIYFQSAIVLYWVVSNLFQVGQTFILQNPIKYRKEQEAKAEAERERKRQLRRTYKRLKRKK
- the mnmE gene encoding tRNA uridine-5-carboxymethylaminomethyl(34) synthesis GTPase MnmE; amino-acid sequence: MAQTLTEFDTIAAISTPIGEGGISIVRMSGEDAVEIANRVFKGANLAKVPSHTIHYGHVIEPKTKQVIDEAMVSVMLAPKTFTREDIVEINCHGGIVVTNRILQLLLKEGARMAEAGEFTKRAFVNGRIDLTQAESVMDIVRAKTDKARQVAEKQLEGGLLEKIRAMRQEILDTLANVEVNIDYPEYDADTITANQMATVSRSVSEQITQLLDTAAEGTALRNGLATAIIGQPNVGKSSLLNYLTKSDKAIVTDIAGTTRDTLEEYVSIKGVPLKLIDTAGIRDTDNKVEKIGVERSKKALAQADLVLLLLDSSQDLSPEDKELIAATDAKKRIVILNKTDLGQKLTVAEIKKLTGSEVIATSILQEKNLTELEEAIRKLFFSGIENSNDQVMVTNQRQVGLLEKAKKQLQDVIQAVNDEVPVDIAQIDFNGAWDTLGEITGESSPDELVNELFSQFCLGK
- the rnpA gene encoding ribonuclease P protein component, with product MRKSYRVKTESDFQRVFKSGNSVANRAFVIYKIDKTENSHFRVGISVGKKVGHTAVVRNRLKRYIRAVLTEYKPAIEAQIDFLVIARPYTRNFGMAEVKKNLLHALFLANIIEEIPDEVEED